One stretch of Armigeres subalbatus isolate Guangzhou_Male chromosome 2, GZ_Asu_2, whole genome shotgun sequence DNA includes these proteins:
- the LOC134217683 gene encoding probable cytochrome P450 6a14 has product MWIYLAVVAVILAALWVRKRYSYWKERDIPYSEPSFPAGNIRGMGRTEHFSTLMQRCYKDLKGKGPIGGMFFFTNPVALAMDLDLIKTVLVKDFQYFHDRSVYYNEKDDPLSAHLFTMEGTKWRNLRAKLTPTFTSGKMKMMYPTIIAVAEEFLELMKTDAFKNNEIEMKEILARFTTDVIGNCAFGLECNSLLDPEAEFRRMGRKIFSVPNGRLLKIFIAQQFRSVARTLRITLTDKEVSKFFIGAVKDTVKYREESKIERNDFMSLLMKLKNAEPLEDGNPHNVDPMTVEEIAAQAFVFFLAGFETSSTAMSYCLYELAQNIDLQNKARKCVADAIKKHGSMTYEAMQDMPYIDQCINESLRKYPPVSNLTRTVSKDYKLPNSKVVLQQGSTIIVPVYAIQHDPEYYPDPERYDPDRFAPDQVGNRNPYTFLPFGEGPRICIGLRFGMMQARVGLAYLLKDFRFTLSNRTPVPLKISPRSPIFTSEGGLWLKVEPL; this is encoded by the exons ATGTGGATTTACCTAGCAGTTGTAGCAGTGATTTTGGCAGCACTATGGGTGCGCAAACGTTACTCGTACTGGAAGGAGCGTGATATTCCGTATTCGGAACCCAGTTTCCCGGCCGGCAACATTCGTGGAATGGGCCGAACGGAGCATTTTTCGACACTGATGCAGCGCTGTTACAAGGATCTGAAGGGAAAAGGACCGATCGGAGGAATGTTCTTCTTCACAAATCCCGTTGCGCTGGCAATGGACTTAGATTTGATCAAAACTGTGTTAGTGAAAGATTTCCAGTACTTCCATGACCGATCAGTGTACTATAATGAGAAGGACGATCCTTTGTCGGCTCATCTGTTCACTATGGAGGGCACTAAGTGGAGAAATTTGAGAGCCAAGCTGACGCCTACGTTCACTTCAGGAAAAATGAAGATGATGTATCCAACTATAATTGCAGTGgctgaagaatttttggagctaATGAAAACAGATGcgtttaaaaataatgaaatcgaGATGAAGGAGATTCTTGCACGGTTTACGACTGATGTTATCGGAAATTGCGCATTCGGATTGGAATGCAACAGCCTGCTTGACCCGGAAGCTGAGTTTAGACGCATGGGGCGAAAAATATTTTCAGTGCCTAACGGTCGACTTCTTAAAATTTTTATCGCCCAACAGTTCCGTTCCGTAGCTCGAACGCTTCGGATAACTTTAACTGATAAAGAAGTGTCCAAATTTTTCATAGGTGCTGTTAAAGATACAGTCAAGTATCGGGAGGAGAGCAAAATTGAAAGGAATGATTTCATGAGCCTGCTGATGAAGCTGAAAAATGCAGAACCTTTGGAAGACGGTAACCCCCACAATGTTGATCCTATGACTGTAGAGGAAATCGCTGCACAAGCTTTTGTGTTCTTTTTGGCTGGCTTCGAAACGTCATCGACAGCAATGTCCTATTGCTTGTACGAATTGGCGCAAAACATCGATCTTCAAAACAAGGCACGGAAATGCGTTGCAGACGCTATCAAAAAGCATGGTTCAATGACATACGAGGCAATGCAAGATATGCCGTACATCGATCAGTGTATCAACG AATCTCTTCGTAAATACCCTCCTGTTTCCAATCTTACAAGAACGGTTTCCAAGGACTACAAGCTACCCAACAGCAAAGTTGTACTCCAACAAGGTTCCACTATTATCGTACCGGTATACGCCATCCAGCACGATCCCGAGTACTACCCCGATCCGGAACGGTACGACCCGGATCGCTTTGCACCGGACCAGGTCGGTAACCGTAACCCGTACACATTTCTGCCGTTCGGTGAAGGTCCTCGAATATGCATTGGGTTGCGATTCGGGATGATGCAAGCTCGAGTCGGTTTGGCGTACTTGTTGAAGGATTTCCGGTTCACGCTGTCCAACAGGACACCGGTTCCGTTGAAAATCTCCCCACGTTCTCCAATTTTCACATCGGAAGGGGGACTGTGGTTGAAAGTGGAGCCATTGTAA